The following coding sequences lie in one Syngnathus scovelli strain Florida chromosome 1, RoL_Ssco_1.2, whole genome shotgun sequence genomic window:
- the med19a gene encoding mediator of RNA polymerase II transcription subunit 19-A isoform X1, with amino-acid sequence MTEMFSTLFGQNETQGPPGSSTLGFGPGKPPPPLPQNQVSVAGQMAPQLGDEGPPLRKSGAMNEPFYLLRELPVGNELTGNTNLITHYNLEHAYNKFCGKKVKEKLSNFLPELPGMIDCPGNQDGSSLRSLIDKPPVSGNSFSPLTGALLTGFRLHTGPLPEQYRLMHIQPPKKKSKHKHKHHRPQDPLPQAETPSDTDPKKKKKKRDDDPDRKKKKKDKKKKKAPGGNSTAIKTAHERPAFIPAVPMRSIKAKCDDC; translated from the exons ATGACGGAAATGTTTTCAACTTTATTTGGACAAAATGAAACTCAGGGACCACCCGGTTCGTCTACCCTCGGATTCGGACCTGGGAAACCTCCGCCGCCTCTACCGCAAAATCAAGTCTCTGTGGCAGGGCAGATGGCACCACAGCTCGGGGATGAGGGGCCTCCTTTGCGGAAGTCTGGAGCCATGAATGAACCCTTCTATTTATTACGAGAACTACCCG TTGGGAACGAGTTAACTGGGAACAccaacctcatcacacactacaACCTGGAACACGCCTACAACAAGTTTTGCGGGAAGAAGGTGAAGGAGAAGCTCAGCAACTTTCTCCCAGAGTTACCAG GTATGATCGACTGTCCCGGGAATCAAGATGGGAGCTCGTTGAGATCCCTGATCGATAAGCCACCAGTGTCTGGAAACTCCTTCAGTCCGCTCACCGGCGCTTTGCTAACAGGCTTCAGACTACACACTGGGCCG cTCCCAGAGCAGTACCGGCTGATGCACATACAGCCACCAAAGAAGAAGAGTAAGCACAAGCATAAACACCATCGCCCGCAAGACCCATTACCACAAG CGGAAACGCCGTCAGATACCGAccccaaaaagaagaagaaaaagagggaTGACGATCCAGAtcgcaagaagaagaagaaagataagaaaaagaagaag GCCCCTGGAGGGAATTCCACGGCTATTAAGACTGCGCACGAGAGGCCTGCCTTCATTCCAGCCGTGCCGATGAGAAGCATAAAAGCCAAGTGTGATGATTGTTAA
- the pmf1 gene encoding polyamine-modulated factor 1, translating into MDNEEPAEKLSNNNSVTEHRTDESTEVSLQAVKAEAVCDPSQNDEPQGNRLKLYNKVIEKSLEKFMHFAGSDRFSSMFQQFYKMNDQKMDKIYKQFVDELQRTIKDDISRLNKEARLESKLNELDKLESAAKTNPDPAWRPSGVPEQDFSSFIIPLYQKQEAYLQRELKKIQAENAALAQKVQAGRERIAQTEHLISTAVAEWEASATEIGSLASSLCPADVFDV; encoded by the exons ATGGACAACGAGGAACCAGCGGAAAAACTTTCAAATAACAATTCTGTAACAGAACATCGCACGGATGAATCTACGGAGGTTTCATTACAGGCTGTAAAAGCAGAAGCAGTTTGTGATCCATCCCAAAATGATGAACCTCAAGGCAACAGGCTGAAGTTATACAACAAAGTCATTGAGAAAAGCCTCGAAAAATTCATGCACTTCGCTGG CTCCGACCGGTTTTCCAGCATGTTCCAACAGTTCTATAAGATGAACGATCAGAAGATGGACAAAATTTATAAGCAGTTCGTTGATGAGTTGCAGAGAACTATAAAG GATGATATCAGCAGACTGAACAAAGAAGCGAGACTTGAATCCAAACTCAATGAGCTGGACAAACTGGAAAGTGCCGCTAAAACTAACCCAGACCCTGCATG GCGCCCATCGGGGGTTCCGGAACAAGACTTCAGCAGCTTTATAATTCCCTTGTATCAGAAGCAGGAGGCTTATTTGCAACGGGAGCTCAAAAAAATCCAAGCTGAGAATGCTGCCCTTGCACAAAAGGTTCAGGCTGGCAGGGAGAGAATTGCTCAGACTGAACATCTGATTTCAACAGCTGTTGCAGAGTGGGAG GCATCAGCCACCGAAATTGGAAGCCTGGCATCTTCATTATGCCCTGCAGATGTGTTTGATGTATGA
- the slc43a1a gene encoding solute carrier family 43 member 1a isoform X1 gives MAPSLLQAYRRRWWMAVTAVIENLLCSAVLLGWGSLLIMLKREGFYSHLCSGGHRMYTVQWGSYMVVLLLLSFMNMRFNSVTPIENDSVVVSLGNSSDGEVEQWLSCVDQEEMLNLGFTIGSFLLSATTLPLGILMDKFGPRPIRLTGSSCFGLSCIMMAISAYDPPTLSALIFLALSMNGFGGICLTFTSLTLPNMFGALSSTIMSLMIGSYASSAVTFPGVKLIYDAGVSFKVIMWSWAGLAGFVFVNCFLNWPTEGFPTPEEVDYSKILTLQVSPSTDQKVVEERLREKNGEIQHSAEKLPNGGNVGPSTVPFRRSVFSPIFLWSLVTMGMSQLRIIFFMGAMNKMLEFMVTHGEEHPSEDLVIESAEKVSFYSSIFGTLQLLCLVTCPLIGYIMDWKMKECEEDKPLAPGNEKSGPKRDRTIQKLTNVMRAFILTNLLLIVFGCCSLIDCLPLQILTFILHTMVRGFIHSCCGGLYAAVYPSNHFGTLTGLQSMISAVVALLQQPLFIAMVGPLKGNPHWINVGLLILSLAGFLLPGYLFFHRRSLIREKEARDKRATGQEMQALNQAEANGYKHQSNGQAAVEA, from the exons ATGGCACCTTCTCTCCTCCAGGCCTACAGGAGGCGCTGGTGGATGGCAGTGACAGCGGTGATTGAGAATCTACTGTGCTCTGCCGTGTTATTGGGCTGGGGCTCATTGCTCATTATGCTGAAGCGAGAGGGCTTCTACTCACACCTTTGCTCAGGTGGGCATCGTATGTATACTGTACAGTGGGGGTCCTACATggttgttcttttgttgttgtcatttaTGAACATGCGTTTCAATTCTGTGACACCCATAGAGAACGATTCGGTGGTGGTGTCTTTGGGCAACTCATCCGATGGCGAGGTGGAACAGTGGCTCAGCTGTGTGGACCAAGAAGAGATGTTGAATCTGGGCTTCACCATTGGTTCTTTCCTGCTCAGTGCCACCACATTGCCCCTCGGGATCCTGATGGACAAGTTTGGGCCGCGCCCCATTCGCCTGACGGGCAG CTCGTGTTTCGGTTTGTCTTGCATCATGATGGCCATATCTGCCTACGACCCACCGA CGCTTTCggcactcatctttctggctctGTCCATGAATGGCTTTGGGGGCATCTGCTTGACCTTCACCTCACTCACG CTGCCAAATATGTTTGGTGCCCTGAGCTCCACCATCATGTCTCTAATGATTGGCTCGTATGCCTCATCTGCCGTCACCTTCCCTGGAGTCAAG CTCATCTATGATGCAGGTGTGTCCTTTAAGGTGATCATGTGGTCCTGGGCAGGCCTCGCCGGGTTTGTCTTTGTTAACTGCTTCCTCAACTGGCCCACGGAAGGTTTCCCGACGCCCGAAGAAGTAGATTACAG TAAGATCCTCACACTGCAAGTGTCACCGTCAACTGACCAGAAGGTTGTTGAAGAGAGACTGAGagaaaaaaatggtgaaatCCAACACTCAGCGGAGAAACTTCCCAATGGAGGCAACGTTGGGCCCA GTACTGTTCCTTTCCGCCGCTCTGTTTTCTCACCCATCTTCCTGTGGAGTCTGGTCACAATGGGGATGTCCCAGCTGAGAATCATCTTCTTCATGGGCGCCATGAACAAGATGCTAGAGTTCATGGTGACACATGGCGAAGAACACC cgTCCGAAGATTTGGTAATTGAGAGTGCAGAGAAAG TCAGCTTCTACTCATCCATCTTCGGCACCCTGCAGCTGCTGTGCCTCGTCACGTGTCCTTTGATTGGTTATATCATGGACTGGAAGATGAAGGAGTGTGAAGAGGACAAACCCCTCGCACCGGGAAATGAAAAGAG TGGGCCCAAGCGAGACCGCACTATCCAGAAGCTGACCAACGTCATGAGGGCCTTCATCCTCACCAACCTGCTGCTCATCGTTTTCGGCTGCTGCTCCCTCATCGACTGCCTGCCGCTACAG ATCCTGACCTTCATCCTTCACACCATGGTCCGAGGCTTCATTCATTCCTGCTGCGGAGGCCTCTATGCTGCAGT CTACCCATCCAACCACTTCGGCACACTGACTGGCCTCCAGTCTATGATCAGCGctgtggtcgccctgctccagcaGCCACTCTTCATCGCCATGGTTGGGCCGCTCAAAGGAAACCCCCACTGG ATCAACGTGGGCCTCCTGATCCTCTCATTGGCCGGCTTCCTGTTGCCTGGTTACCTGTTTTTCCACCGCAGATCCCTGATCAGGGAGAAAGAAGCCCGAGACAAGAGGGCCACCGGCCAGGAGATGCAAGCGCTCAACCAGGCGGAGGCCAACGGTTACAAGCACCAGAGCAACGGCCAAGCGGCTGTCGAGGCTTAA
- the med19a gene encoding mediator of RNA polymerase II transcription subunit 19-A isoform X2 has product MTEMFSTLFGQNETQGPPGSSTLGFGPGKPPPPLPQNQVSVAGQMAPQLGDEGPPLRKSGAMNEPFYLLRELPVGNELTGNTNLITHYNLEHAYNKFCGKKVKEKLSNFLPELPGMIDCPGNQDGSSLRSLIDKPPVSGNSFSPLTGALLTGFRLHTGPLPEQYRLMHIQPPKKKSKHKHKHHRPQDPLPQAETPSDTDPKKKKKKRDDDPDRKKKKKDKKKKKNRHSPDHTGLPGSQPNSNSLR; this is encoded by the exons ATGACGGAAATGTTTTCAACTTTATTTGGACAAAATGAAACTCAGGGACCACCCGGTTCGTCTACCCTCGGATTCGGACCTGGGAAACCTCCGCCGCCTCTACCGCAAAATCAAGTCTCTGTGGCAGGGCAGATGGCACCACAGCTCGGGGATGAGGGGCCTCCTTTGCGGAAGTCTGGAGCCATGAATGAACCCTTCTATTTATTACGAGAACTACCCG TTGGGAACGAGTTAACTGGGAACAccaacctcatcacacactacaACCTGGAACACGCCTACAACAAGTTTTGCGGGAAGAAGGTGAAGGAGAAGCTCAGCAACTTTCTCCCAGAGTTACCAG GTATGATCGACTGTCCCGGGAATCAAGATGGGAGCTCGTTGAGATCCCTGATCGATAAGCCACCAGTGTCTGGAAACTCCTTCAGTCCGCTCACCGGCGCTTTGCTAACAGGCTTCAGACTACACACTGGGCCG cTCCCAGAGCAGTACCGGCTGATGCACATACAGCCACCAAAGAAGAAGAGTAAGCACAAGCATAAACACCATCGCCCGCAAGACCCATTACCACAAG CGGAAACGCCGTCAGATACCGAccccaaaaagaagaagaaaaagagggaTGACGATCCAGAtcgcaagaagaagaagaaagataagaaaaagaagaag AACCGCCATAGCCCTGATCATACTGGCCTGCCTGGCTCGCAACCCAACAGCAACAGCCTCAGATAG
- the slc43a1a gene encoding solute carrier family 43 member 1a isoform X2 translates to MAPSLLQAYRRRWWMAVTAVIENLLCSAVLLGWGSLLIMLKREGFYSHLCSENDSVVVSLGNSSDGEVEQWLSCVDQEEMLNLGFTIGSFLLSATTLPLGILMDKFGPRPIRLTGSSCFGLSCIMMAISAYDPPTLSALIFLALSMNGFGGICLTFTSLTLPNMFGALSSTIMSLMIGSYASSAVTFPGVKLIYDAGVSFKVIMWSWAGLAGFVFVNCFLNWPTEGFPTPEEVDYSKILTLQVSPSTDQKVVEERLREKNGEIQHSAEKLPNGGNVGPSTVPFRRSVFSPIFLWSLVTMGMSQLRIIFFMGAMNKMLEFMVTHGEEHPSEDLVIESAEKVSFYSSIFGTLQLLCLVTCPLIGYIMDWKMKECEEDKPLAPGNEKSGPKRDRTIQKLTNVMRAFILTNLLLIVFGCCSLIDCLPLQILTFILHTMVRGFIHSCCGGLYAAVYPSNHFGTLTGLQSMISAVVALLQQPLFIAMVGPLKGNPHWINVGLLILSLAGFLLPGYLFFHRRSLIREKEARDKRATGQEMQALNQAEANGYKHQSNGQAAVEA, encoded by the exons ATGGCACCTTCTCTCCTCCAGGCCTACAGGAGGCGCTGGTGGATGGCAGTGACAGCGGTGATTGAGAATCTACTGTGCTCTGCCGTGTTATTGGGCTGGGGCTCATTGCTCATTATGCTGAAGCGAGAGGGCTTCTACTCACACCTTTGCTCAG AGAACGATTCGGTGGTGGTGTCTTTGGGCAACTCATCCGATGGCGAGGTGGAACAGTGGCTCAGCTGTGTGGACCAAGAAGAGATGTTGAATCTGGGCTTCACCATTGGTTCTTTCCTGCTCAGTGCCACCACATTGCCCCTCGGGATCCTGATGGACAAGTTTGGGCCGCGCCCCATTCGCCTGACGGGCAG CTCGTGTTTCGGTTTGTCTTGCATCATGATGGCCATATCTGCCTACGACCCACCGA CGCTTTCggcactcatctttctggctctGTCCATGAATGGCTTTGGGGGCATCTGCTTGACCTTCACCTCACTCACG CTGCCAAATATGTTTGGTGCCCTGAGCTCCACCATCATGTCTCTAATGATTGGCTCGTATGCCTCATCTGCCGTCACCTTCCCTGGAGTCAAG CTCATCTATGATGCAGGTGTGTCCTTTAAGGTGATCATGTGGTCCTGGGCAGGCCTCGCCGGGTTTGTCTTTGTTAACTGCTTCCTCAACTGGCCCACGGAAGGTTTCCCGACGCCCGAAGAAGTAGATTACAG TAAGATCCTCACACTGCAAGTGTCACCGTCAACTGACCAGAAGGTTGTTGAAGAGAGACTGAGagaaaaaaatggtgaaatCCAACACTCAGCGGAGAAACTTCCCAATGGAGGCAACGTTGGGCCCA GTACTGTTCCTTTCCGCCGCTCTGTTTTCTCACCCATCTTCCTGTGGAGTCTGGTCACAATGGGGATGTCCCAGCTGAGAATCATCTTCTTCATGGGCGCCATGAACAAGATGCTAGAGTTCATGGTGACACATGGCGAAGAACACC cgTCCGAAGATTTGGTAATTGAGAGTGCAGAGAAAG TCAGCTTCTACTCATCCATCTTCGGCACCCTGCAGCTGCTGTGCCTCGTCACGTGTCCTTTGATTGGTTATATCATGGACTGGAAGATGAAGGAGTGTGAAGAGGACAAACCCCTCGCACCGGGAAATGAAAAGAG TGGGCCCAAGCGAGACCGCACTATCCAGAAGCTGACCAACGTCATGAGGGCCTTCATCCTCACCAACCTGCTGCTCATCGTTTTCGGCTGCTGCTCCCTCATCGACTGCCTGCCGCTACAG ATCCTGACCTTCATCCTTCACACCATGGTCCGAGGCTTCATTCATTCCTGCTGCGGAGGCCTCTATGCTGCAGT CTACCCATCCAACCACTTCGGCACACTGACTGGCCTCCAGTCTATGATCAGCGctgtggtcgccctgctccagcaGCCACTCTTCATCGCCATGGTTGGGCCGCTCAAAGGAAACCCCCACTGG ATCAACGTGGGCCTCCTGATCCTCTCATTGGCCGGCTTCCTGTTGCCTGGTTACCTGTTTTTCCACCGCAGATCCCTGATCAGGGAGAAAGAAGCCCGAGACAAGAGGGCCACCGGCCAGGAGATGCAAGCGCTCAACCAGGCGGAGGCCAACGGTTACAAGCACCAGAGCAACGGCCAAGCGGCTGTCGAGGCTTAA